Proteins encoded together in one Pseudomonadota bacterium window:
- a CDS encoding zinc ribbon domain-containing protein produces MAQTCNNCSAELEDGMKFCPHCGAKTPEQIHAESVVEQTKHYVGEAAEELWGATKDAAKETYKHGKHVADMDSAKKLAGGAALGAAAGLIAPVGVAAGAAIGAGIVAYRHISKKQEEEEEKKKSK; encoded by the coding sequence ATGGCACAGACCTGCAACAACTGCAGTGCGGAACTTGAAGACGGAATGAAATTCTGTCCGCATTGCGGTGCCAAGACACCGGAACAGATCCACGCCGAGAGCGTGGTTGAGCAGACCAAGCATTATGTCGGTGAAGCTGCGGAAGAGCTATGGGGCGCGACCAAAGACGCCGCCAAGGAAACCTATAAGCATGGCAAGCATGTCGCCGATATGGATTCGGCGAAAAAGCTGGCAGGTGGTGCCGCTCTGGGTGCGGCTGCCGGGCTGATCGCACCGGTGGGTGTCGCCGCAGGTGCTGCTATTGGCGCAGGCATTGTTGCCTATCGCCATATCAGCAAGAAGCAGGAAGAAGAGGAAGAGAAGAAGAAATCGAAATAG
- a CDS encoding RNA methyltransferase, producing the protein MTATSPYKPIMVLVRPQLGENIGKAARAMLNFGLTEMRLVAPRDGWPNPDAGPAASGADQILAEATVYDSVADAVADCAHVFATTVRKRGVTKPVLDAEQAAAAMAAEPGRSAVLFGPERSGLETDDVALSRSIITIPINPEFGSLNLAQAVILVAYAWSRTGTGMPSLAQPTRGEDEAESMTPAPQGELDGMIGQLFAMLDKRGYFFPEDRIVATQRTLRTLMTQPGWNSGQVKTMRGVLRYLDRPEKD; encoded by the coding sequence ATGACCGCCACTTCACCGTATAAACCCATCATGGTGCTGGTACGCCCGCAACTGGGCGAGAATATCGGCAAGGCTGCGCGTGCCATGCTCAATTTCGGTCTCACCGAAATGCGGCTAGTGGCCCCGCGCGACGGCTGGCCCAATCCCGATGCCGGTCCGGCAGCGTCAGGCGCCGACCAGATCCTCGCCGAGGCCACGGTATATGACAGCGTTGCGGACGCGGTTGCCGATTGCGCCCATGTGTTTGCCACCACGGTGCGCAAGCGCGGTGTGACCAAACCGGTGCTCGATGCCGAGCAGGCCGCTGCCGCCATGGCCGCTGAGCCGGGGCGCAGCGCGGTGTTGTTCGGACCCGAACGGTCCGGCCTGGAGACTGACGATGTGGCGCTGTCGCGTTCGATTATCACCATCCCGATCAATCCGGAATTCGGTTCACTCAACCTCGCCCAGGCAGTAATATTGGTGGCCTATGCCTGGTCGCGCACCGGTACGGGCATGCCGTCACTGGCCCAGCCGACACGCGGCGAGGATGAAGCGGAATCGATGACGCCCGCACCGCAAGGTGAGCTGGACGGGATGATCGGCCAGCTGTTCGCCATGCTCGACAAGCGTGGCTATTTCTTCCCCGAGGACCGCATTGTCGCGACCCAGCGGACATTGCGGACGCTGATGACACAACCGGGATGGAATAGTGGTCAGGTCAAGACCATGCGCGGCGTTTTGCGTTATCTTGATCGCCCTGAAAAGGATTAA
- a CDS encoding ParA family protein: protein MTVIAVYNLKGGVGKTSTAVNLAWCSAQMSSRRTLLWDLDPQAAATFLVGKDKELKDEAQAVFSRRVTAQKLIRKSTVKGVDILAADSSLRGLNHLLFDIGKKKRLKKLLAALGKDYDRIILDCPPGLTETSEQILRAADLVIVPVIPSPLSQRAFLEVQEYLNRQSGRHAPMLPVHSMVDRRRALHKQALENHPDWPVIPMASAVEQMAKRRAPIGTFAPSSPAQKAFSRLWTGIERKITKL from the coding sequence ATGACGGTCATTGCCGTATATAATCTGAAAGGCGGGGTGGGAAAGACCAGCACCGCGGTCAACCTGGCATGGTGTTCGGCACAGATGAGTTCGCGCCGGACCCTGTTATGGGATCTTGATCCACAGGCCGCAGCCACCTTCCTTGTCGGCAAGGACAAGGAGCTGAAAGACGAGGCGCAGGCGGTGTTTTCCCGCCGCGTCACGGCGCAGAAATTGATCCGCAAATCGACAGTCAAGGGGGTGGATATTCTCGCCGCCGACAGTTCATTGCGCGGTCTCAACCATCTGCTGTTCGATATCGGCAAGAAGAAGCGGCTGAAAAAGCTGCTCGCTGCGCTCGGCAAGGATTACGACCGCATCATTCTCGACTGTCCACCGGGCCTGACCGAGACCAGTGAGCAGATATTGCGCGCCGCTGATCTGGTGATTGTTCCGGTCATCCCCTCGCCACTGTCGCAACGCGCCTTTCTCGAGGTGCAGGAATATCTCAACCGCCAATCGGGTCGCCATGCACCGATGCTGCCGGTGCATTCGATGGTTGACCGCCGCCGGGCACTGCACAAACAGGCGCTGGAGAATCATCCCGACTGGCCGGTCATCCCGATGGCCAGCGCCGTCGAACAGATGGCGAAGCGGCGCGCGCCGATAGGCACATTCGCACCATCGAGCCCGGCACAAAAAGCGTTCAGCAGACTCTGGACCGGGATTGAACGGAAAATTACCAAGCTTTGA
- the glyA gene encoding serine hydroxymethyltransferase, whose protein sequence is MTSQPDNDFRPDGFFDSAIGDADPDIATAITAELTRQQKQIELIASENIVSRAVLEAQGSVFTNKYAEGYPGRRYYQGCAPSDSVEQLAIDRAKQLFGCAYANVQPHSGAQANGAVLLALIKPGDTILGMSLDAGGHLTHGARPAQSGKWFNAVQYGVCEDTHLIDYDEVERLALEHKPQLIIAGGSAYPRQIDFARFREIADKVGAYFQVDMAHFAGLVASGHHPSPLPHAHVVTTTTHKTLRGPRGGLILTNDEALGKKFNSAVFPGLQGGPLMHVIAAKAVAFGEALRPEFKTYSAAVIENAKVMAARLEERGAALVAGGTDTHVALIDLRPLGVTGRDADEALERAGITCNKNGIPFDPLPPLKTSGIRIGSPAGTTRGFGPAEFRAIADMIADVLDGLRLKGEAGDPAVEAAVRSRVEALCDRFPIYS, encoded by the coding sequence ATGACCAGCCAGCCCGATAATGACTTCCGCCCCGATGGATTTTTCGATTCTGCAATAGGCGACGCCGACCCCGATATCGCCACGGCCATCACCGCGGAGCTGACGCGCCAGCAGAAACAGATTGAACTGATTGCCTCGGAGAATATCGTCTCGCGCGCGGTGCTTGAGGCCCAGGGTTCGGTGTTCACCAACAAATATGCCGAAGGCTATCCCGGTCGCCGCTATTATCAGGGCTGCGCGCCGTCGGACAGCGTCGAGCAGCTCGCCATCGACCGGGCAAAGCAACTTTTCGGTTGCGCCTATGCCAATGTCCAGCCGCATTCGGGCGCACAGGCCAATGGCGCGGTGCTGCTGGCGCTGATCAAGCCAGGCGATACCATTTTGGGCATGTCGCTGGATGCCGGCGGGCACCTGACGCACGGCGCCAGGCCGGCACAATCGGGCAAATGGTTCAACGCAGTGCAATATGGGGTTTGTGAAGACACGCATCTGATCGACTATGACGAAGTTGAGCGCCTGGCTCTGGAGCATAAGCCGCAACTCATTATCGCCGGCGGCTCGGCCTATCCGCGCCAGATCGATTTTGCCCGTTTCCGTGAAATCGCCGACAAGGTCGGCGCGTATTTCCAGGTCGATATGGCACATTTTGCCGGGCTGGTCGCCAGCGGCCACCATCCCTCTCCGCTGCCGCATGCGCATGTCGTCACCACCACCACGCACAAGACATTGCGCGGCCCGCGTGGCGGCCTGATCCTCACCAATGACGAGGCTTTGGGCAAGAAGTTCAACAGCGCGGTGTTCCCGGGCCTGCAGGGTGGCCCGCTGATGCATGTCATCGCCGCCAAGGCAGTGGCTTTTGGCGAGGCGTTGCGTCCCGAGTTCAAAACCTATTCCGCTGCGGTTATCGAAAACGCCAAGGTCATGGCGGCGCGGCTGGAAGAGCGCGGCGCGGCTTTGGTCGCGGGTGGCACCGACACCCATGTCGCCCTGATCGATCTGAGGCCGCTCGGCGTCACCGGCAGGGATGCCGATGAAGCGCTCGAGCGTGCGGGCATTACCTGCAACAAGAACGGCATCCCCTTCGACCCGCTGCCACCGCTCAAGACCAGCGGCATCCGCATCGGTTCCCCGGCAGGAACCACACGCGGCTTCGGGCCGGCCGAGTTCCGCGCCATTGCCGATATGATCGCCGATGTCCTCGACGGCCTGCGGCTCAAGGGCGAAGCGGGCGATCCGGCGGTGGAAGCCGCGGTGCGCAGCCGCGTCGAAGCGCTGTGCGATCGCTTTCCGATTTATTCATAG
- the nrdR gene encoding transcriptional regulator NrdR: MRCPFCAHENSQVKDSRPTEDGAAIRRRRQCENCGARFTTFERIQLREIMIVKSADRREPFDRTKLENSITLACRKRDVGPERIDLLVSSIQRQLETSGESEIPSQKIGEMVMDGLRQLDSVAYIRFASVYRDFNEAKDFEEFAANVKDVGQA; encoded by the coding sequence ATGCGCTGTCCCTTTTGTGCCCATGAAAACAGCCAGGTAAAGGACAGCCGACCGACCGAGGACGGCGCCGCAATCCGCCGCCGCCGCCAGTGCGAGAATTGCGGCGCGCGCTTTACCACATTTGAGCGCATCCAGTTGCGCGAGATCATGATCGTAAAAAGCGCCGATCGGCGCGAGCCGTTTGACCGCACCAAGCTGGAAAATTCGATCACACTGGCCTGTCGCAAGCGCGATGTCGGCCCGGAGCGGATTGACCTGCTGGTCTCGAGCATACAACGCCAGCTGGAAACCAGTGGTGAATCCGAAATTCCGTCGCAGAAAATCGGCGAGATGGTGATGGACGGGCTGCGCCAGCTCGACAGCGTCGCCTATATCCGCTTCGCCAGCGTCTATCGCGATTTCAACGAGGCAAAGGATTTCGAGGAATTTGCCGCCAATGTGAAAGATGTCGGTCAGGCATGA
- the rpiB gene encoding ribose 5-phosphate isomerase B — protein MKIAISSDHAANAMRAELRIWLSEQGHDVNDLGPAGDNSVDYPDYGYRLAEAVAAGDADYGVALCGSGIGISMAVNRHPACRCALVSEPLSASLAREHNDANVIAMGARLIGIEQAKACLTAFLDTDFAGGRHQRRVDKLGSQPQGATA, from the coding sequence ATGAAAATTGCCATTTCCTCCGACCATGCGGCCAATGCCATGCGAGCCGAATTGCGTATCTGGCTGAGCGAACAGGGACATGATGTCAACGATCTCGGCCCCGCCGGTGACAACAGTGTCGACTATCCCGATTATGGCTATAGGCTGGCCGAGGCGGTGGCCGCCGGGGACGCCGATTATGGTGTCGCGCTGTGCGGATCGGGCATTGGTATATCGATGGCGGTCAACCGCCACCCCGCCTGCCGCTGCGCTCTGGTCAGTGAGCCACTTTCGGCCAGCCTCGCACGCGAGCATAATGACGCCAATGTCATTGCCATGGGCGCACGGCTGATCGGCATCGAACAGGCCAAGGCCTGCCTTACCGCATTTCTCGACACCGATTTCGCCGGTGGCCGCCATCAGCGGCGCGTCGACAAATTAGGGTCTCAGCCCCAAGGAGCCACAGCATGA
- a CDS encoding FKBP-type peptidyl-prolyl cis-trans isomerase — translation MSVTRVPLHPIAKGSLTKLWLGVIIVLLAGAGLAWAGTAEVRNAFTTTENGVRVITLKDGEAGESPSSGDIALVNYEGRLTDGTVFDGADRTPLSLAGPDDPPIPGGPGPIIAGLREGMLTMEKGGRYRVLIPAELGYGAQGTPSIPANSDLEFEIELLDFRSLAQLEAEFRAMQQQQQMQQQLLPPGAGGPGGAPVPLPQPLPGQ, via the coding sequence ATGTCGGTAACCCGTGTTCCGCTTCACCCGATTGCCAAGGGATCGCTTACCAAATTGTGGCTCGGTGTCATCATTGTGCTGCTGGCAGGGGCCGGACTGGCCTGGGCGGGCACCGCTGAAGTGCGCAATGCCTTCACCACCACCGAAAATGGCGTCCGGGTAATCACGCTGAAAGACGGTGAGGCGGGGGAAAGCCCGTCCAGCGGCGATATTGCACTGGTCAATTATGAGGGTCGCTTGACCGATGGTACCGTGTTTGACGGTGCTGACCGCACACCATTGTCGCTTGCAGGTCCGGATGATCCGCCGATTCCTGGCGGTCCGGGTCCGATTATCGCCGGCCTGCGTGAGGGCATGCTGACGATGGAGAAGGGCGGTCGCTACCGGGTGCTGATCCCTGCTGAGTTGGGTTATGGCGCGCAGGGCACACCGTCGATACCGGCCAATTCGGATCTGGAGTTCGAGATCGAACTGCTCGATTTCCGCTCGCTGGCGCAGCTCGAGGCGGAATTCCGCGCGATGCAGCAGCAACAGCAGATGCAGCAGCAGCTCCTGCCGCCGGGTGCCGGTGGTCCGGGAGGTGCGCCGGTTCCGCTGCCACAGCCGTTACCCGGCCAGTAA
- a CDS encoding zinc ribbon domain-containing protein produces the protein MDFEQCNACGATVEAGQKYCPECGAPLSAAADDGFFEQSKHYFSEAAEELLGAGKDAVQAVKSPNGKKIASGAAIGGLAALALPVVGVATGALAGAGIVAYRQSQKKSSGDAAPSSVAKKPVEEKPKARPRTRKTSSGRSTKKK, from the coding sequence ATGGATTTTGAACAATGCAATGCTTGCGGGGCAACGGTCGAGGCCGGCCAGAAATATTGCCCGGAATGCGGCGCACCGCTGAGCGCAGCAGCCGATGACGGCTTTTTCGAACAGAGCAAACATTATTTCTCCGAGGCCGCCGAGGAGTTGCTCGGTGCAGGCAAGGATGCGGTCCAGGCGGTGAAGAGCCCGAACGGCAAGAAGATCGCCAGCGGTGCCGCAATCGGTGGACTGGCCGCCCTTGCCCTGCCGGTCGTGGGTGTTGCCACCGGAGCCCTTGCAGGCGCAGGCATAGTCGCCTATCGGCAGTCGCAGAAAAAATCATCCGGTGACGCTGCACCCTCATCCGTTGCCAAAAAGCCGGTCGAGGAAAAGCCCAAGGCCAGACCCAGGACCCGCAAGACATCATCGGGGCGCAGCACCAAGAAGAAGTAA
- a CDS encoding class II aldolase/adducin family protein, with amino-acid sequence MATAIKTDNQMSTDEREARKLLASCYRVFAMLGWDEMIYNHITLKVPGEEDAFLINPYGLHFSEVCASNLVKINSDGETLDGSLYPVNKAGFVQHSMFHRELPDMHCIIHTHTTATMAVCSVEGGLQPTNFYACNFVGQIGYHDFEGVTVREEEGPRLAAALGDKRVLMLRNHGPVVMGRTLPEAFITYWALQRACEIQLATASMGAPIVVPQEVVDVHQRDISQTQLPTGPGVPDFAAMVRLVDKIDTSWRD; translated from the coding sequence ATGGCCACTGCCATCAAGACCGATAACCAGATGTCCACCGATGAGCGCGAGGCACGTAAGCTGCTCGCTTCCTGTTATCGCGTCTTCGCCATGCTCGGCTGGGACGAGATGATCTACAACCATATTACGCTCAAGGTGCCGGGTGAGGAAGATGCTTTTCTGATAAATCCGTATGGGCTGCACTTCTCCGAAGTATGCGCTTCCAATCTGGTCAAGATCAATTCCGACGGTGAGACGCTTGATGGTTCACTCTATCCGGTCAACAAGGCGGGTTTTGTGCAGCATAGCATGTTCCACCGCGAACTGCCCGATATGCACTGTATCATCCATACCCACACCACGGCGACCATGGCGGTATGCTCTGTCGAGGGTGGATTGCAGCCGACCAATTTCTATGCCTGCAATTTTGTCGGCCAGATAGGCTATCATGATTTTGAGGGCGTAACGGTACGCGAAGAGGAAGGTCCGAGGCTGGCGGCAGCATTGGGAGACAAGCGTGTGCTTATGTTGCGCAACCACGGCCCGGTGGTCATGGGCCGCACCCTGCCCGAGGCATTCATCACCTATTGGGCACTGCAGCGCGCCTGCGAAATCCAGCTTGCCACCGCTTCGATGGGCGCGCCGATTGTCGTCCCGCAGGAAGTGGTTGATGTGCACCAGCGAGATATCAGCCAGACACAGCTGCCCACCGGTCCTGGCGTACCTGATTTTGCCGCCATGGTGCGGCTGGTCGACAAGATCGACACCAGCTGGCGGGATTGA
- a CDS encoding response regulator, whose translation MSLGQELAPHLPFLRRYARALTGEQQRGDAYVKATLEAIVSAPDQFPRDIDTRLGLYRTFQAIWSSSGGDGEDHHKEPSSDLREAVAQKRLVAIPSEARQALLLTAMEGFSSADAALLMQRDEPDIDGLVKDAMGEIDKQIRTRVLIIEDEPIIAMDIETIVEDMGHDVTGIAVTRDEAVALAEKDKPGLILADIQLADNSSGIDAVADILGFANVPVVFITAFPERLLTGEKLEPAFLITKPFQRDTVRAAISQALFFHQV comes from the coding sequence ATGTCACTAGGCCAAGAGCTTGCACCGCATCTGCCCTTTCTCCGCCGCTATGCCCGCGCCCTGACCGGCGAACAGCAGCGCGGCGATGCCTATGTCAAGGCGACGCTGGAAGCGATTGTTTCCGCTCCTGACCAGTTTCCCCGGGATATCGACACCCGGCTCGGTCTGTATCGGACATTCCAGGCGATATGGTCCTCATCTGGCGGCGATGGCGAAGACCATCACAAGGAACCGAGTTCGGACCTGCGCGAGGCAGTGGCACAGAAGCGGCTGGTGGCGATTCCTTCCGAAGCGCGGCAGGCGCTGCTGTTGACGGCCATGGAAGGCTTTTCCAGTGCCGATGCGGCGCTGCTGATGCAGCGTGACGAGCCCGATATCGACGGTCTGGTCAAGGATGCGATGGGCGAGATCGACAAGCAGATCCGTACCCGGGTGCTGATCATTGAGGATGAGCCGATTATCGCCATGGATATCGAAACCATTGTCGAGGATATGGGCCATGATGTGACCGGCATCGCGGTCACCCGTGATGAAGCGGTGGCGCTGGCAGAAAAGGACAAGCCGGGCCTGATCCTTGCGGATATCCAGCTTGCGGATAACAGCTCGGGCATTGACGCGGTGGCCGACATATTGGGCTTTGCCAATGTGCCGGTGGTGTTCATCACCGCTTTCCCCGAACGGCTGCTCACCGGCGAAAAGCTGGAACCGGCCTTCCTGATCACCAAACCTTTCCAGCGCGACACGGTCCGCGCCGCGATCTCACAGGCGCTGTTCTTTCATCAGGTCTAG
- a CDS encoding (2Fe-2S)-binding protein, producing MTKLTVNDRPVEYRMDPETPLLWALRDASNLTGTKYGCGNGDCGSCIVDIDGAAIRSCLVTLAEVEGRFVTTIEALSRDRSHPVQQAMVAEQAIQCGFCTPGIVMAASVLLRKNDRPSDSDIDEAIQNICRCGVYPRLREAIKRAARVARREERISAAPPPGISPEDAARAVPTLVVPSAEPAAPEE from the coding sequence ATGACCAAGCTTACCGTCAATGACCGCCCGGTCGAATATCGCATGGACCCGGAGACGCCGCTGCTCTGGGCCTTGCGCGATGCGTCGAACCTGACCGGCACCAAATATGGCTGCGGCAATGGCGATTGTGGTTCCTGCATTGTCGACATCGATGGCGCAGCAATCCGGTCATGTCTGGTCACGCTGGCCGAGGTCGAGGGGCGGTTCGTCACCACCATCGAGGCGCTGAGCCGCGACCGCAGTCATCCAGTGCAGCAGGCCATGGTCGCCGAACAGGCGATCCAGTGCGGTTTCTGCACCCCCGGCATCGTCATGGCGGCCTCGGTGCTGCTGCGCAAAAATGATCGCCCCTCGGACAGCGATATCGACGAGGCAATACAGAATATCTGCCGCTGCGGTGTCTATCCGCGGCTGCGCGAGGCGATCAAACGCGCCGCCCGTGTAGCCCGACGCGAGGAACGCATCTCCGCCGCGCCGCCGCCGGGCATATCGCCCGAAGACGCGGCGCGCGCAGTGCCGACGCTGGTGGTGCCGAGTGCTGAACCAGCGGCGCCGGAAGAATAG
- the rpsU gene encoding 30S ribosomal protein S21: MQITVRDNNVDQALRALKKKLQREGVYREMKLRRHYEKPSEKRAREKAAAVRRARKMERKRMERDGIK, encoded by the coding sequence ATGCAAATTACTGTTCGCGATAACAATGTCGATCAGGCGCTGCGGGCGCTGAAAAAGAAACTGCAGCGTGAAGGCGTGTATCGCGAGATGAAATTGCGTCGCCATTATGAAAAGCCGTCTGAAAAGCGTGCGCGCGAGAAAGCCGCCGCCGTTCGTCGCGCCCGCAAGATGGAGCGCAAGCGCATGGAGCGCGACGGCATCAAATAA
- a CDS encoding chorismate mutase: protein MTREIRNPEQCESMAEVRAGVDTLDAELVDLLTRRFGYMAAAARIKSDRESVRDEARKAEVIGNAKARALQNGLPVALVEDFWERLVEASIAYEFEKWDSLRR, encoded by the coding sequence ATGACCCGCGAAATCCGCAACCCCGAACAGTGTGAGAGCATGGCCGAAGTGCGCGCCGGTGTCGATACGCTCGATGCCGAGCTGGTTGACCTGCTGACCCGGCGCTTTGGCTATATGGCGGCAGCGGCACGCATCAAGAGCGACCGCGAAAGTGTCCGTGATGAAGCGCGCAAGGCCGAGGTCATCGGCAATGCCAAGGCGCGAGCACTGCAAAATGGCCTGCCGGTGGCGCTGGTCGAGGATTTCTGGGAGCGGCTGGTCGAGGCCTCGATCGCCTATGAATTCGAAAAGTGGGACAGCTTGCGGCGTTAG
- a CDS encoding alpha/beta hydrolase, translating into MFRVLKWLFVLIVIAAIGIGIWAYAPDRDVAELRAEYGGEPSQFIDLPNGQTVHVRDTGPRDAPVLLLMHGSGASLHTWEGWAEALGDSYRVIRYDHAGHGLTGPHVANDYSAAGQSDMVHMLMQNLGIESYIVAGNSMGGRIAWHHALDHPEAVRALILVDPSGAPQPADASLPIGFRLAQNDMLKPILGVMTPRSIIAETLKGSVAEPEAITDEQIDRYWHLLRYPGNREAMFNPGTGDPSRKHDSEQIASISVPVLLLWGAQDQLIPVESAEWFDNILPDSTLVIYGDLGHIPMEEDAKRTAGDVREWLTARGLDIMPPARTPGGIMNGATDTAKAALTGKTGENDGKTAIENDAEGQ; encoded by the coding sequence ATGTTCAGAGTTCTCAAGTGGCTGTTCGTTCTCATCGTCATCGCCGCAATCGGCATCGGTATATGGGCCTATGCACCCGACCGCGATGTTGCTGAATTGCGCGCCGAATATGGTGGCGAGCCATCGCAATTTATCGATCTGCCCAATGGTCAGACAGTACATGTGCGCGACACCGGGCCGCGTGATGCCCCGGTCCTGCTGCTGATGCACGGCTCGGGCGCGTCGCTGCACACATGGGAAGGCTGGGCCGAGGCGCTGGGCGACAGTTATCGTGTCATCCGCTATGACCATGCAGGCCATGGCCTGACCGGTCCGCATGTTGCCAATGACTATAGCGCCGCCGGCCAGTCCGACATGGTGCATATGCTGATGCAGAATCTCGGTATCGAAAGCTATATTGTCGCCGGAAATTCCATGGGTGGACGTATTGCCTGGCACCATGCGCTTGACCACCCCGAGGCGGTACGCGCGCTGATTCTGGTCGATCCCAGTGGCGCGCCGCAGCCTGCCGATGCCTCACTGCCCATCGGCTTCCGTCTGGCGCAGAACGATATGCTGAAGCCAATATTGGGGGTCATGACCCCGCGCAGCATTATCGCGGAAACGCTGAAAGGCTCGGTCGCGGAGCCGGAAGCGATTACCGATGAGCAGATTGACCGCTATTGGCATTTGCTGCGCTATCCCGGCAATCGTGAGGCGATGTTCAATCCCGGCACCGGCGATCCATCACGCAAGCACGATTCCGAGCAGATCGCCAGTATCAGCGTGCCGGTGCTGCTGCTCTGGGGCGCGCAGGACCAGCTGATCCCGGTGGAATCCGCAGAGTGGTTTGACAACATTCTGCCCGACAGCACCCTGGTGATCTATGGCGACCTCGGTCACATCCCGATGGAAGAAGACGCTAAGCGAACCGCCGGTGATGTGCGCGAATGGCTGACCGCCAGGGGTCTTGATATCATGCCACCGGCACGCACACCGGGCGGCATCATGAACGGGGCCACCGATACCGCCAAGGCGGCGCTGACCGGCAAAACCGGCGAGAATGACGGCAAAACCGCGATAGAAAATGACGCTGAAGGCCAATAG
- the arsC gene encoding arsenate reductase (glutaredoxin) (This arsenate reductase requires both glutathione and glutaredoxin to convert arsenate to arsenite, after which the efflux transporter formed by ArsA and ArsB can extrude the arsenite from the cell, providing resistance.), whose translation MKATIWHNPKCGTSRKTLAILQEQDGIDLTVIQYLKDPPSRDKLAQLYKDADMTPQQGLRVRGSPAEELGLTADDVSGDAILDAMASEPILINRPLVETEKGVRLCRPQEVVHEIL comes from the coding sequence GTGAAAGCGACCATCTGGCACAATCCGAAATGCGGCACATCGCGCAAGACACTCGCCATCCTGCAGGAGCAGGATGGGATCGACCTGACCGTCATCCAGTATCTCAAAGACCCGCCAAGCCGCGACAAGCTGGCCCAGCTCTACAAGGACGCCGATATGACCCCGCAACAGGGGCTGCGGGTGCGCGGATCGCCGGCCGAGGAGCTGGGACTCACGGCCGATGATGTGTCCGGCGATGCGATACTCGATGCCATGGCCAGCGAGCCGATACTGATCAACCGCCCGCTGGTGGAGACCGAAAAGGGCGTACGCCTGTGCAGGCCTCAGGAAGTGGTCCACGAAATCCTGTAA
- the rpsD gene encoding 30S ribosomal protein S4, with product MSKRTSAKYKLDRRMGENIWGRPKSPVNRREYGPGQHGQRRKSKLSDFGIQLRAKQKLKGYYGDVTEKQFKRAYAEAAKMKGDTSQNLIGILEQRLDMIVYRAKFAPTIFAARQIVNHGHILVNGEKCNIPSRRIKVGEIVGLSKKAQEMALVIEAQGLAERDIPDYVVPDGTDKVTFSRIPTLDEVPYPVKMEPNLVVEFYSR from the coding sequence ATGTCAAAGCGTACGTCCGCTAAATATAAACTCGATCGCCGCATGGGCGAGAATATCTGGGGCCGCCCGAAATCGCCGGTCAACCGCCGCGAATATGGCCCCGGCCAGCATGGCCAGCGCCGCAAGAGCAAGCTCTCCGACTTCGGTATCCAGCTGCGCGCCAAGCAGAAGCTGAAAGGCTATTATGGCGACGTTACCGAAAAGCAGTTCAAGCGCGCCTATGCCGAAGCGGCAAAGATGAAGGGCGATACCTCACAGAACCTGATCGGCATTCTCGAACAGCGTCTCGACATGATTGTCTATCGCGCCAAATTCGCGCCGACGATTTTTGCCGCGCGTCAGATCGTCAACCACGGCCATATCCTGGTCAATGGCGAAAAGTGCAATATCCCGTCGCGCCGCATCAAGGTGGGTGAGATTGTCGGCCTGAGCAAAAAGGCGCAGGAAATGGCCCTCGTCATCGAAGCCCAGGGTCTCGCCGAACGTGACATTCCCGACTATGTTGTTCCCGACGGCACCGACAAGGTAACCTTCAGCCGTATCCCGACGCTGGACGAAGTGCCCTATCCGGTGAAGATGGAACCCAATCTGGTCGTCGAATTCTATTCGCGCTGA